A genomic segment from Spinacia oleracea cultivar Varoflay chromosome 3, BTI_SOV_V1, whole genome shotgun sequence encodes:
- the LOC110802674 gene encoding uncharacterized protein codes for MADWAPVLIGVLLFVLLSPGLLVQLPGYNRSIEFGGMKTNGKAIFVHTLIFFGLYTILTLAVHIHIYTG; via the coding sequence ATGGCGGATTGGGCACCGGTACTGATAGGAGTTTTACTGTTCGTGTTATTGTCACCGGGATTACTGGTTCAGCTACCGGGTTACAATCGATCTATTGAATTCGGAGGTATGAAGACTAACGGCAAAGCCATCTTCGTTCACACTCTTATTTTCTTTGGTCTTTATACTATTCTCACTCTCGCCGTCCATATTCACATCTACACCGGCTGA